The stretch of DNA cagcaacaataacatcattcTGAGCATTAACTGCCACACCGCTAGGTTCGGTGAACTGTCCATCAAGAGTCCCAAACTCACCAAACTTACAATGATAAATCATCTTTTGTCGTTTAATCTGTTGTTTGGAATTATGCAGACCTGTATTGATTAATTTGGAAGTCAGATCTAAGAGTGGGTCGGAATTTGTTGGGAATATATCCATACCATTCGTAAAGATGTCTAACCCACTGGACCATTTCTCATAAATATTGTTGTCAGTTCCTCCACCAAACTGAAAATTATTAGTGGAAGAGAACTGACGTGGAGAAGTTTCAAAGAGCTGGCCGTTGTTTAGAGTATTTCCAACAACTATGCCATTAGCAGGACGAGCAATTGGCTGTGGTTTCTGAGTGGTTTGTGGTTGGAACTCACTGTTTTGTCGAACATAACCAAATGTATTTTGAATGCCAACTTGAATAGCTGAAAAATTGGAGATGAACTCCATATCGTAGTAATTTTGATTGTTGATAtctggctgaaaattaaagacatTTTGAAAACGCTGCTCAATGAAAGATTTAAAAAGTAGAATTTCTGAAGAACTGGCATGTTTCAATAGTTTGTCAATAAAATCGCAACCTTGGTAAATACGCTCAATATTTTCTTGAATCTTCTGTGCTAGTGTACTAATAGCAATCTGTTTACCATTAAATACTTGATCCAACTCTCTTTGAACTTCTTGCTTGCGTTCTTCAATCACAGCACGGAAGAAGTTATACGTTTCAGTAATATCCTCTTGCGCTTTCTGATACTGGATTTGCAATCTGAAGGCAACAGAAAAATGTTTAAGAACAATGACATaaaccaaaataaacaaatgatgtGGAGAATTAAGGCAttatgtgtgagtttatatatatatatatatatatatatatatatatatatatatatgtgtatgtataattatataacgCTGCACCTCTTGCTGAAGAGGATTGGCTTACAAGAGCCTTGTACCAgttccatgtaaaagcacccatgctggcgcCATGTTTAAAAGTACCAGGCACACTTTGTAaaagtgattggtattaggaagggcaactggTCATAgtaaccaagccaaatcagactgaaacctggtgcagctctccaggcTTGcctgctctggtcaaactgtccaatcagagccagcatggaaaatggacgtgaaaggatgatgatgatgatgacgataatgatgatgacagacacacacataatgacaTTACAAACCTTGCTttggaaataataatttctagtcTGGAATCAGGTACATATACACCAAGCAACAAGACAACTGATGCTAAGTAAGATCAATGAAAATCTAGTGTAACGATAAatactgtaagtatatatatattcttaagatGGTGTTAATAGCCCTTGAAATTATGATTTCACTAAAGCCGTTATATAATTTGTTTCCTTAAGCAGGAGACATTTGACGGCTTTTAATCTGTCTGGCTAAGAACTTTGTCACACTTATATCTTCGCAGTTGAGAGATTTAAAGGAAGGAAAAGTATTGTTAAAATGTGCCAATTTGCATAAACTAATTCCACCAAGACAGAAACCTTGATGAAAATTTCGAAAATAGGTGAAAAACAATTATTGAGTTTTCACATTAGGTAAATAATGATTGCACAGTACAGTTGATTTAACCCTATAAACAGTGTTTACTTGGTATATCTTTTACAGCCACTCCACCaggaaaatgaaaagcaaagttgatttttCAGGAATTTCAATTAGGAGATGAAATTAATTCCTGCAAGATGATCACAGTGAtatgtagtagtggcagtggtggtagtaatgatgatgaatcTACAACTCTCAGAAAATGGAcaaacaactgctgctgctgccgctgccacaaccaccatcatcatcagtatcaggATTGCAAAACTTCAAGGTTACCAGAATGTCGGTGCAATGAAAGTAATGAGCTCTACAAATATTTCAGGTTTACTAGAGTGGAAAACAAGTAAATGTGCACTGTTTTCAAATGATAAAATGGAAGTTAGACTCAACCAGAATTCTCATGGGACACAGGTACAAATTTTCTGGATGAGTAACATGACTGGACTGAGTGGAGTTGGCATATTGTAGCTAGAGAATGGATGAAGTGAGAGagcatatctcatcatcatcatcatcttcatttaaagtCTGCCTTCTATGCTGATatgaattggatggtttgacaggagttgatcaggcaggagcctgcaccaagcttctgtgtctgtttttgcagggattttacagctggatgcccttctaaacgccaaccactttacagtgtagactggatgCTTATTATGTGACATCAGAATAATTAAGTACAGAGTAACCATTTCTGCATATGTATCACAAGTACAATTGACAGATGAGTGAAAGAACCATTTCTAAGGTGTGTTCCCTTACTGACTTTTTCCATAACAAATCACAGCAACTGCGTTGTCAATAGCTGGTGACTTTACACTGACATGCAGGGTAACACTATAATGGATACTCTGGCATATGTTGAGTTCTGTGTCGGTGCAAATCAAAATGTTGTTTGAGAAAAGTGTGAAGTGACAGTGGTGCACTTAACTCTCAATAATGCTGAGAAGCATGGAAAATATTACAACTAGACATTATTGTGTGAAGGGAATAAATAGCAGAAAGAGAGACTACACAAGAGAGACACTAGCTACTGATACAAGATTGAAGATGTAATTAAGGATACAAATGGCAAGAGAAGTAGCTGGAGTATCAGGAATAGCAGCCAGGTGATAGAAAATGTCTCAATTAGGACAATTACAAGTCATATAGTTAAACTAATCAAGCAGAGAGGGAGATTTATTCAATGAATGGTGTAGTTGAATCAAGGTCAACAGCTACATGAGGCGAAGAAAGCGCTCTAGAAAGAAGCAACTCGAGGCACCTCAAACTGATTGACAAGGGTATGAAAGTAACTTAGTCATAGCATAGCTGATTAGTAAAACGAATTAATTTAGATGAGATGCAACTTGGGGGCTGCCATTGAAGCATTCTTCCTACTGAGACAACTACAGAAGTTCTTAGTGAAGATATAAACTCATCTACCTTGTCAATTTAGAGAAAGCTTTTAACAGAGTATCATGTTATGTAAAGATGAAAACCATGTACAGAGCGGTTATGAACAAAATGTGAGTTACTAATGAGATCAATGAGGAGGTTAGTCAAAAAGATAGGAGTCCATTAAGATTCAATCCTCAGTTACTTCCTATTTATTAGAGCTCTCGAGGCCATAACAGAAGTTATGTTAACAACCTAGGTCTCacagcattttcttttttgttattaagATGGATGTAGTGCAAATTTTTGGTTAAAGTAACAAGGATTAAATTTATTCATCTCTGATCATTAAACATCCTTTCACGTTTCTAATTCTTCATTGCATCCTCCTACAGTTTTTCTACTAAAACTACAACAAACTTGAGTTCTATAGAAATTACTAACAGCAAACACACTACAACACTAGAAAACTAGTCCATCTCTTCTACTTCCCTCTCTGCTTTTTCATTAAATACCCTCTGTTCCTTCTCTCTGAAACTTCCATGAAACAGATATCATACCAAAAATTATTCGTTTCCTACAATGCACTAAAGTTCAACTCaactaatctcaattagcttctaCATCTATAAAATCCAAAAGGTGCCATAATGTCTATGAATAATGAGCTTTCTAAttgaaaacaataatgaaaagagATGATTGCGAATTCTTGAAATGTGTTCTGTTGTTTCTTTAGACAAGACATAAACACTTGCTTTAATACCATCATTTAAGAGGGAAAATAAGAACTTGTGCAAGTCAACAAGGAAGCTTCTATGCTGCCATGTCAAACTACTCCATTACTAAATTCTTGCCATTACCAAAAGCCTAAAATCTTAAACTACTCTTTCTGAAAACAAAAGTATGTTTTTAAAATGCTGCTGAAACATCTTATTTGATCAATTATCTCTCTGCCATAAAAGGctaaccaataacaacaataacaattttcaTTACAAGGATatcaaaagcaaaaacattttaaCATAAAGTAGAACATAAAATTATCTACATTATCttgtaattaaaaacagaaactcataaaatttgctttttgttcttagtgcttcagttaagtttttctcttaaaacataaatttaaaaaactaTAAGTGTGATCTTACAATCAGTTAAATTTACTTATTAGCCAACACTGTGATATTGTCTGAAGTGTGTCAATTCAATGGAAATtaaccaaaataatatatatgacttgCATTAAGTGCTTTTAAATGTAAAGAAATTTTTAAGTATCAAAAGTTGCATAAAAACAAGCGGATAATACATCAAACATGAAAGGAAATATACTTCAGATATTAGATAGTCCTAATATAGGATAAGGCCATTAGacctttaacacttttgttaccaactCAATCCCTCCTGTCTGTCATTATACTACACCAAACCTGCAGGAGACCACCCAgcatttacctattcatatttaaatcaaaatatttatgtaaatactaCCCATACTGCATTAGCGATAACATGTGATTTCACTAGACAAACATTTGCTGTACATCATCTGATATTTTTGTTTAGGAATTCTAGGCTTTCTTGGGGAATATTTGTTTTCcatgtaacaaaaaaaagaaaaagttgcattttttaaaaaatgttctgcTTTTTCTATAAATGTTAAGTTATATAACCACCAAAATTTAGTTTCAGCAActtcaaaattaaatttttaaatgcaaGTATGtaatatggatgttaaatgatggaagatgatgatgaaaagtaaataaaataaaattaaatattaaagcaAAACACATGGTTGACTTTGAACCATGGGACAGGTGTTTCAATTTCAAAATGTGTAAACAATGTCAGGTAAATGGTATTAAAAGTGATGATTTCCAGTACAAAATTTCCACAAGTATCCAGACCCACTCAGTCAGTCATCTCCATGACTTAAAACCTATTGACTATTTACATTTGCTCGTTCCACTGAAGTCTTGCATATAATAATAGGTGGCACAAGTTGCTATGCAAAACGCAaactaaagaaaaagaaacatatactGAACACAGTGAGGCTATTTCTGCCataaagataattaaataaaataatctaaTTTGATATGTATTacattgtcattatcataatcattaacgtccgttttctatgctggcatgggttagtaatataatatagtataataatataatataatataataaaaacaagctaattaataataaatagcatTAAAACATAATTTACATAAGTTTCATATTTCAGATTTTACTTGTAACTTAGATGTAATTAAAACAGTTCTGAGACAAATTCTATTATGAATTAATGTAAGAACCATTTGAAAAGCTACTCACAAACCCAGTCAATGAATTCACAATTGTTTTAGAATTTATatgaagcatgtgtgtatattatcattAGAAATACAGCAACAATAGGGCGCTTCTGAAGCTGTCACACATATAACCAAATGTGACACAAATAAGGAGCACAGACTGTGCTTTTTGATCACTACAACTCTACAGACAATACAGAAATGCATGCATGATGAATGTCCAGTTGGCCAATAAACTTATTTactgtgtaagtggctgagtattccacagacatatgtagCCTTAACTACTCAGAGACTACTAAGGCAGAATCAGCATGGCATAGTTTGTGACAAAGCTGGATTCTTCAATTCCAGGTATAGTCTACCTGACATATTTCTAGTTTCCATTTTCCCCAATTTCCTCTACAAGACTTGGGGTTGATCTGAAGTTGTAGTAAAAGAAAACACCTGTgtaagatgctatgcagtgggatcaaATCTGAGATGATTAGGTCACACTGCACAATACACAATGCAATATTAATAAACCCAATTCTATAGTTGCTACTACAACCAACACAACATCATAATTACCTCTATAATACTTTAGCCAATAAAGACCACATATCTATAGTCACTATCCTGCTATAGGTATAACAGCCCAATCAATAGCACTATTGCTCTGAAGTCAATTTGTCAGTTTCTTTAACTTTGTTTTTCAGTGCTAAAGTGGGTTTTGACAGAGATCTTATTCTGAGGCTTACCAGTTTTCGAGTAAGGAGTTTTATATTCCTCGTTTCTCCTGAAAGTACAGAACAACCAGTCATAAGGTGAAcatccacatgcatacacacgacaggcttcctaCAGTTTCCATCGACTAAATTTCCACACAAGGCCTTtcttggcctggggctatagtagaagacacttatccaaggatccaaggtgctgcacaatggAACCAAACCCAAAATTAAATGGTTCACTAGTAAACTTCTGAACAACTTAGCTATGCCAGTATTGGCGTATGGTCGTGGTTGGCTCTACCACTACACCAATACAGAATATTTGCAGCCTAAGACAGCAATAAATTGACTTACCTGCTGTTAATGTGTTCAATTCCTTTAGCAATTTGGCGTAAGTCTGATGCTTTGGCTTTGGCATCATCAGATAAACGGCGAAGAATATCTACTTGCTTGTCACTTACATCCAAAATAAAATGGCACTCGTGTCCTCGGCCGTGTTCAAATAATGTACATTCTTTACAAATTGGTGCCGAGCATGTTTTACAGAAGAATTTAATCACTTCGTGTCGGTGCCGTGGACAAGCCACTGGCTTTTCACTCTGAAGTTCTTCTTTTCCACCTTGTACTTCGGTAAATGTGAGAACCCGATGGCCCTCAAAACAATGCATAAACTGGTGCGCCATCACGCAGTTAGCACATAAAAAGTTAGCACAGTCGTAGCACTTAGCAACTGCAGTAGTATCTTTACTCTTGCATCCAGTGCAGTGAAGACCGTTAGCATCGATAGCAGAGGTTTCTAGGATATTGCTTACTGCGTAATCTTGCATGAGACCTGAAACCCCAAGGGATCCAAGGTAAGTTTCATGGTTGCATTCAGGACAAATCACTCTCTCGGGATTATCTTGTTGTTTTTCAATGCATGGTTGACAAAATGTATGGAAGCAGTTTAGGACGCGGGGCATAGTATACGTCTCCTGGCAAATTGGACATTTTGTGCTGAGGCCTGGAGAACAAGATTCTAAGCTAATTTCACTGTCCGAAGATGTTGAGCCACTGGTACCTGTGTCACTCTGGGACGGTGTAGGGGATGACATCTTGTTAAATATTTCGATATTCACAATctgttgagaaagaaagaaaaaataatggttaaaattatgaattatggACAAACAAATAATGTCACTCAAATCAATATCGGACACAATTTTATCTGAATgcatttacattaagtatgatacatagatgactaTTCTGATTTAATACTGCTTCCATTACAGATAAACAGATTTTTATTCAGCTGGGTGACAATTTA from Octopus sinensis linkage group LG2, ASM634580v1, whole genome shotgun sequence encodes:
- the LOC115230192 gene encoding B-box type zinc finger protein ncl-1; the encoded protein is MNDSFFPGTLEYQIVNIEIFNKMSSPTPSQSDTGTSGSTSSDSEISLESCSPGLSTKCPICQETYTMPRVLNCFHTFCQPCIEKQQDNPERVICPECNHETYLGSLGVSGLMQDYAVSNILETSAIDANGLHCTGCKSKDTTAVAKCYDCANFLCANCVMAHQFMHCFEGHRVLTFTEVQGGKEELQSEKPVACPRHRHEVIKFFCKTCSAPICKECTLFEHGRGHECHFILDVSDKQVDILRRLSDDAKAKASDLRQIAKGIEHINSRLQIQYQKAQEDITETYNFFRAVIEERKQEVQRELDQVFNGKQIAISTLAQKIQENIERIYQGCDFIDKLLKHASSSEILLFKSFIEQRFQNVFNFQPDINNQNYYDMEFISNFSAIQVGIQNTFGYVRQNSEFQPQTTQKPQPIARPANGIVVGNTLNNGQLFETSPRQFSSTNNFQFGGGTDNNIYEKWSSGLDIFTNGMDIFPTNSDPLLDLTSKLINTGLHNSKQQIKRQKMIYHCKFGEFGTLDGQFTEPSGVAVNAQNDVIVADTNNHRIQIFDKDGRFKFQFGECGKRDGQLLYPNRVAVVRSSGDIIVTERSPTHQIQIYNQYGQFVRKFGANILQHPRGVTVDNKGRIVIVECKVMRVIIFDQMGNVLYKFGCSQHLEFPNGVVVNDKEEIFISDNRAHCVKVFNYQGLFLRQIGGEGVTNYPIGVGINSAGEVLIADNHNNFNLTIFTQDGQLVNALESKVKHAQCFDVALMDDGSVVLASKDYRVYIYRYAPHHIPALGM